A portion of the Canis lupus baileyi chromosome 6, mCanLup2.hap1, whole genome shotgun sequence genome contains these proteins:
- the NAXE gene encoding NAD(P)H-hydrate epimerase isoform X1: MRRASFMSALRALLGLGLLAAGSRLRRVPGRAGACPAGSAWWEARRPHSGGGGEPAGMASPAVKYLSQEEAQAVDEELFNEYQFSVDQLMELAGLSCATAIAKAYPPTSMSRSPPAVLVICGPGNNGGDGLVCARHLKLFGYQPTIYYPKRPNKPLFTALVTQCQKMDIPFLGEMPPEPMLIDELYELVVDAIFGFSFKGDVREPFRTILSVLDGLTVPIASIDIPSGWDVEKGNSGGIQPDLLISLTAPKKSATQFTGRYHYLGGRFVPPALEKKYQLNLPPYPDTECVYRLQ, from the exons ATGCGCCGGGCGAGCTTCATGTCCGCGCTGCGAGCGCTGCTCGGGCTCGGGCTTCTGGCAGCCGGCTCGCGCCTGAGGCGGGTCCCGGGCCGGGCCGGAGCCTGCCCTGCGGGGTCCGCGTGGTGGGAGGCGCGGCGACCACActcgggcggcggcggggagccGGCAGGCATGGCGAGCCCGGCGGTGAAGTACCTGAG CCAGGAGGAGGCCCAGGCGGTGGACGAGGAGCTGTTCAACGAGTACCAGTTCAGCGTGGACCAGCTGATGGAGCTGGCTGGGCTGAGCTGCGCCACAGCCATTGCTAAG gcctacCCCCCCACGTCCATGTCCCGGAGCCCCCCCGCGGTCCTGGTCATCTGCGGACCTGGAAATAACGGAGGAGACGGCCTGGTCTGCGCTCGGCACCTCAAGCTCTTT GGCTACCAGCCAACCATTTATTATCCCAAAAGGCCGAACAAGCCACTCTTCACCGCATTGGTGACCCAGTGTCAGAAAATGGACATCCCTTTCCTCGGTGAAATGCCCCCAGAG CCCATGCTGATTGATGAGCTGTATGAGCTGGTGGTGGATGCCATCTTTGGCTTCAGCTTCAAAGGTGATGTTCGAGAGCCGTTCCGCACCATCCTGAGTGTCCTGGATGGGCTCACTGTGCCCATTGCAAGCATCGACATTCCTTCAG GATGGGATGTGGAGAAGGGAAACTCTGGAGGGATCCAGCCAGACTTGCTCATCTCCCTGACAGCACCCAAAAAGTCTGCAACCCAATTCACTGGTCGCTACCACTATCTGGGAGGTCGTTTTGTACCACCTGCTCTAGAAAAGAAGTACCAGTTGAATTTGCCACCTTACCCTGACACTGAGTGTGTCTACCGTCTTCAGTGA
- the TTC24 gene encoding tetratricopeptide repeat protein 24 isoform X1 yields the protein MSFSNPEDVPQEPEPSTSKKKKKKQKWPQQEASIQALTRAGHGALLAGRNHEALTSFQRAFILASEAPQTQDTSVLRACAFNLGAAYVETGDPARGLKLLLRARPEEKAQGRGHGDQCFNVALAYQTLGKLPQALAWYHRALGHYHPLGDQGQAQAKMGACYRALGQPALAAHCLQEASQAYVQAGQPQDAALALGAAAACMLKSGQHGVGDVVQVLEESQRLAERSPEQGLLGQLYNDLGLSYSQLQLFSLAAEAFLRALPLCRGPGEEAMVLTNLGAAHSALGNYQEARDVHRKAADLHGSVGQRQEQGRSFGSLAFALSQLGNHRAARDNYLHALQAARDTGDTKGQWQACEGLGAAAARLGQHNQALWYYKEALARSQKEPDSVRDRLVAKLADAMRTHLAQAGPVPTYSLTSAPGRPQAPGGVAGPPAGVGRGRAEVWHRSWGRWEEEAYEESQEEREDQQPADVPVTSWAQRLECLGPRAHLPLGGQRPLRMEQPGTLVPNGPQANRSSSWSRETPSGNPQRRPTESGFCAII from the exons ATGTCTTTCTCCAACCCTGAAGATGTCCCCCAAGAGCCTGAACCCTCAACctccaagaagaaaaagaagaagcaaaagtgGCCACAGCAAGAGGCCAGCATCCAAGCCCTCACCAGGGCTGGCCATGGAGCCCTACTGGCTGGCCGGAACCATGAAGCCTTGACCAGCTTCCAGAGGGCCTTCATCCTGGCCTCTGAGGCCCCACAAACTCAGGACACCTCTGTTCTCCGGGCCTGTGCCTTCAACCTAGGGGCCGCCTATGTGGAGACAGGGGACCCAGCCAGAGGCCTCAAGCTGCTCCTGCGAGCCCGACCTGAAGAGAAGGCGCAGGGCAGGGGTCATGGGGACCAATGTTTCAACGTGGCTTTGGCCTACCAGACCCTGGGCAAGCTGCCCCAAGCTTTGGCCTGGTACCACAGGGCCCTGGGTCACTACCACCCATTAGGTGACCAGGGGCAGGCCCAAGCAAAAATGGGAGCCTGCTACCGGGCTCTGGGACAGCCTGCACTAGCAGCCCACTGTCTGCAGGAAGCAAGCCAGGCCTACGTccaagcagggcagccccaggatgCAGCCCTGGCATTGGGGGCTGCAGCAGCTTGTATGCTGAAGAGTGGGCAACACGGGGTGGGTGACGTAGTACAGGTGCTGGAGGAGAGCCAGAGGCTTGCTGAGAGGAGTCCTGAGCAGGGACTGCTGG GGCAGCTCTATAACGACCTGGGCCTGAGCTACTCCCAGCTCCAGCTGTTCTCGCTAGCAGCTGAGGCCTTCCTGCGGGCTCTGCCCCTGTGCCGGGGGCCAGGAGAGGAGGCCATGGTGCTGACAAACCTCGGAGCAGCCCACAGCGCCCTTGGCAACTATCAGGAAGCCCGGGATGTTCACCGGAAGGCAGCTGACCTGCATG GCTCCGTGGGGCAGCGGCAGGAGCAGGGCCGCAGCTTCGGCAGCCTGGCATTTGCACTGAGTCAGCTGGGGAACCACAGAGCAGCCAGAGACAACTACCTGCATGCCCTACAGGCTGCCCGGGATACTG GGGACACGAAGGGGCAGTGGCAGGCCTGTGAGGGGCTGGGGGCCGCAGCAGCCAGGCTGGGGCAGCACAACCAGGCCTTGTGGTACTATAAGGAAGCACTGGCCCGGAGTCAG AAGGAGCCAGACTCTGTGCGGGATCGGCTGGTGGCCAAGCTGGCAGATGCCATGAGAACCCACTTGGCCCAGGCGGGGCCTGTCCCGACCTACAGCCTG ACTTCGGCTCCAGGGAGACCCCAGGCTCCAGGTGGGGTGGCCGGGCCCCCAgctggggtgggaaggggcagagcgGAAGTGTGGCACAG GTCTTGGGGTAGGTGGGAAGAAGAAGCGTACGAGGAgagccaggaggagagagaagaccaGCAGCCGGCGGATGTCCCTGTGACATCTTGGGCACAGAGACTGGAGT gtCTAGGACCCAGGGCCCATCTCCCACTTGGAGGCCAACGCCCCCTCCGAATGGAGCAGCCTGGCACTCTGGTGCCCAATGGCCCCCAAGCCAACAG GTCATCCAGCTGGTCCAGGGAGACCCCCAGTGGGAACCCTCAGAGGAGACCCACCGAGTCTGGCTTCTGTGCCATCATATGA
- the TTC24 gene encoding tetratricopeptide repeat protein 24 isoform X2 produces the protein MEGDVPQEPEPSTSKKKKKKQKWPQQEASIQALTRAGHGALLAGRNHEALTSFQRAFILASEAPQTQDTSVLRACAFNLGAAYVETGDPARGLKLLLRARPEEKAQGRGHGDQCFNVALAYQTLGKLPQALAWYHRALGHYHPLGDQGQAQAKMGACYRALGQPALAAHCLQEASQAYVQAGQPQDAALALGAAAACMLKSGQHGVGDVVQVLEESQRLAERSPEQGLLGQLYNDLGLSYSQLQLFSLAAEAFLRALPLCRGPGEEAMVLTNLGAAHSALGNYQEARDVHRKAADLHGSVGQRQEQGRSFGSLAFALSQLGNHRAARDNYLHALQAARDTGDTKGQWQACEGLGAAAARLGQHNQALWYYKEALARSQKEPDSVRDRLVAKLADAMRTHLAQAGPVPTYSLTSAPGRPQAPGGVAGPPAGVGRGRAEVWHRSWGRWEEEAYEESQEEREDQQPADVPVTSWAQRLECLGPRAHLPLGGQRPLRMEQPGTLVPNGPQANRSSSWSRETPSGNPQRRPTESGFCAII, from the exons ATGGAGGGAG ATGTCCCCCAAGAGCCTGAACCCTCAACctccaagaagaaaaagaagaagcaaaagtgGCCACAGCAAGAGGCCAGCATCCAAGCCCTCACCAGGGCTGGCCATGGAGCCCTACTGGCTGGCCGGAACCATGAAGCCTTGACCAGCTTCCAGAGGGCCTTCATCCTGGCCTCTGAGGCCCCACAAACTCAGGACACCTCTGTTCTCCGGGCCTGTGCCTTCAACCTAGGGGCCGCCTATGTGGAGACAGGGGACCCAGCCAGAGGCCTCAAGCTGCTCCTGCGAGCCCGACCTGAAGAGAAGGCGCAGGGCAGGGGTCATGGGGACCAATGTTTCAACGTGGCTTTGGCCTACCAGACCCTGGGCAAGCTGCCCCAAGCTTTGGCCTGGTACCACAGGGCCCTGGGTCACTACCACCCATTAGGTGACCAGGGGCAGGCCCAAGCAAAAATGGGAGCCTGCTACCGGGCTCTGGGACAGCCTGCACTAGCAGCCCACTGTCTGCAGGAAGCAAGCCAGGCCTACGTccaagcagggcagccccaggatgCAGCCCTGGCATTGGGGGCTGCAGCAGCTTGTATGCTGAAGAGTGGGCAACACGGGGTGGGTGACGTAGTACAGGTGCTGGAGGAGAGCCAGAGGCTTGCTGAGAGGAGTCCTGAGCAGGGACTGCTGG GGCAGCTCTATAACGACCTGGGCCTGAGCTACTCCCAGCTCCAGCTGTTCTCGCTAGCAGCTGAGGCCTTCCTGCGGGCTCTGCCCCTGTGCCGGGGGCCAGGAGAGGAGGCCATGGTGCTGACAAACCTCGGAGCAGCCCACAGCGCCCTTGGCAACTATCAGGAAGCCCGGGATGTTCACCGGAAGGCAGCTGACCTGCATG GCTCCGTGGGGCAGCGGCAGGAGCAGGGCCGCAGCTTCGGCAGCCTGGCATTTGCACTGAGTCAGCTGGGGAACCACAGAGCAGCCAGAGACAACTACCTGCATGCCCTACAGGCTGCCCGGGATACTG GGGACACGAAGGGGCAGTGGCAGGCCTGTGAGGGGCTGGGGGCCGCAGCAGCCAGGCTGGGGCAGCACAACCAGGCCTTGTGGTACTATAAGGAAGCACTGGCCCGGAGTCAG AAGGAGCCAGACTCTGTGCGGGATCGGCTGGTGGCCAAGCTGGCAGATGCCATGAGAACCCACTTGGCCCAGGCGGGGCCTGTCCCGACCTACAGCCTG ACTTCGGCTCCAGGGAGACCCCAGGCTCCAGGTGGGGTGGCCGGGCCCCCAgctggggtgggaaggggcagagcgGAAGTGTGGCACAG GTCTTGGGGTAGGTGGGAAGAAGAAGCGTACGAGGAgagccaggaggagagagaagaccaGCAGCCGGCGGATGTCCCTGTGACATCTTGGGCACAGAGACTGGAGT gtCTAGGACCCAGGGCCCATCTCCCACTTGGAGGCCAACGCCCCCTCCGAATGGAGCAGCCTGGCACTCTGGTGCCCAATGGCCCCCAAGCCAACAG GTCATCCAGCTGGTCCAGGGAGACCCCCAGTGGGAACCCTCAGAGGAGACCCACCGAGTCTGGCTTCTGTGCCATCATATGA
- the NAXE gene encoding NAD(P)H-hydrate epimerase isoform X2, with amino-acid sequence MRRASFMSALRALLGLGLLAAGSRLRRVPGRAGACPAGSAWWEARRPHSGGGGEPAGMASPAVKYLSQEEAQAVDEELFNEYQFSVDQLMELAGLSCATAIAKGYQPTIYYPKRPNKPLFTALVTQCQKMDIPFLGEMPPEPMLIDELYELVVDAIFGFSFKGDVREPFRTILSVLDGLTVPIASIDIPSGWDVEKGNSGGIQPDLLISLTAPKKSATQFTGRYHYLGGRFVPPALEKKYQLNLPPYPDTECVYRLQ; translated from the exons ATGCGCCGGGCGAGCTTCATGTCCGCGCTGCGAGCGCTGCTCGGGCTCGGGCTTCTGGCAGCCGGCTCGCGCCTGAGGCGGGTCCCGGGCCGGGCCGGAGCCTGCCCTGCGGGGTCCGCGTGGTGGGAGGCGCGGCGACCACActcgggcggcggcggggagccGGCAGGCATGGCGAGCCCGGCGGTGAAGTACCTGAG CCAGGAGGAGGCCCAGGCGGTGGACGAGGAGCTGTTCAACGAGTACCAGTTCAGCGTGGACCAGCTGATGGAGCTGGCTGGGCTGAGCTGCGCCACAGCCATTGCTAAG GGCTACCAGCCAACCATTTATTATCCCAAAAGGCCGAACAAGCCACTCTTCACCGCATTGGTGACCCAGTGTCAGAAAATGGACATCCCTTTCCTCGGTGAAATGCCCCCAGAG CCCATGCTGATTGATGAGCTGTATGAGCTGGTGGTGGATGCCATCTTTGGCTTCAGCTTCAAAGGTGATGTTCGAGAGCCGTTCCGCACCATCCTGAGTGTCCTGGATGGGCTCACTGTGCCCATTGCAAGCATCGACATTCCTTCAG GATGGGATGTGGAGAAGGGAAACTCTGGAGGGATCCAGCCAGACTTGCTCATCTCCCTGACAGCACCCAAAAAGTCTGCAACCCAATTCACTGGTCGCTACCACTATCTGGGAGGTCGTTTTGTACCACCTGCTCTAGAAAAGAAGTACCAGTTGAATTTGCCACCTTACCCTGACACTGAGTGTGTCTACCGTCTTCAGTGA